From a region of the Rhodococcus sp. 4CII genome:
- a CDS encoding nucleotide sugar dehydrogenase, with product MNNVSINSVVTETVQPGGSRAYPVRADTVRHSVGVVGLGYVGLPTALALADVDVDVVGYDISEARLASIKAQTVDLLPADEERLSRLLGSELLSLTTEHAALSAVDTVIICVPTPVDSHLVPDLTMLSECCEAVVNSTRSGQTIVLTSTTYVGCTREFLIDPLRRRGLIVGQDVFVAFSPERIDPGVADHTQESTPRVVGGASAACADRAIRTLARVAAVTHRVSTPEAAELTKLLENTFRAVNIALANEFSGIALQLGVDVIEVIGAAATKPYGFMPFYPGPGVGGHCIPCDPHYLLWQLKANRKQSPVTEAAMASIAARPRSVVTRAQEVLAEAGRPLSRARVLLVGVAYKPGVADVRESPALEIVDELVRRGAEVSYTDALVESVTTRTGVLTAEVEPETGDWDLVIAHTLHPAVDHSWIASAPLVLDATYKLDRVIHPYVL from the coding sequence ATGAACAACGTGTCGATCAACAGTGTGGTAACTGAGACTGTGCAGCCGGGCGGATCGCGGGCGTACCCCGTGCGCGCCGACACCGTCCGCCACTCGGTCGGTGTCGTCGGCTTGGGTTATGTCGGGCTTCCGACCGCTCTTGCTCTCGCCGATGTGGATGTCGACGTGGTGGGTTACGACATCAGCGAGGCGCGGCTTGCCTCGATCAAGGCGCAGACTGTCGACCTTCTCCCGGCGGACGAGGAGCGGCTCTCTCGGTTACTCGGCTCGGAGCTGCTCAGCCTGACAACGGAACACGCAGCGCTGAGTGCGGTGGACACGGTGATCATCTGCGTGCCGACGCCGGTCGACAGTCATCTCGTGCCCGATCTGACCATGCTGTCCGAATGCTGCGAAGCCGTGGTGAACTCGACGCGCTCCGGCCAGACAATCGTCTTGACCTCGACGACGTATGTGGGCTGCACTCGCGAGTTTCTGATCGACCCTCTGCGGCGTCGAGGGCTGATCGTCGGGCAGGACGTCTTCGTCGCCTTCAGTCCGGAGCGAATCGACCCGGGCGTTGCAGACCACACTCAGGAGAGCACGCCCCGCGTGGTCGGTGGCGCTTCCGCGGCATGCGCCGATCGGGCCATCCGGACGCTGGCCAGGGTGGCTGCCGTCACCCACCGGGTTTCTACGCCGGAAGCCGCCGAACTCACCAAGCTGCTGGAGAATACGTTTCGAGCGGTCAACATTGCGTTGGCCAACGAGTTCTCCGGCATCGCGTTGCAGCTCGGTGTCGATGTCATCGAGGTCATCGGTGCTGCCGCAACCAAACCGTACGGCTTCATGCCCTTCTACCCCGGGCCGGGTGTGGGCGGCCACTGCATCCCGTGTGATCCGCACTATCTGCTGTGGCAACTCAAGGCCAACCGCAAGCAGTCTCCCGTCACGGAGGCTGCGATGGCGTCCATTGCCGCTCGCCCGCGATCGGTTGTTACCCGAGCCCAGGAAGTTCTCGCCGAGGCGGGCCGCCCGCTCTCCCGCGCTCGTGTCCTGCTCGTCGGCGTGGCCTACAAGCCCGGGGTTGCAGACGTGCGGGAGTCGCCGGCTCTGGAGATAGTCGACGAGCTCGTCCGCCGCGGTGCCGAGGTTTCCTACACCGACGCTCTGGTCGAGAGTGTGACGACCAGAACAGGAGTACTCACCGCCGAAGTCGAACCCGAAACGGGCGACTGGGATCTCGTGATCGCCCACACGTTGCATCCTGCTGTGGACCATTCCTGGATTGCAAGCGCACCTTTGGTTCTCGACGCGACGTACAAACTCGACCGGGTCATCCATCCGTATGTTCTCTGA
- a CDS encoding glycosyltransferase translates to MSGIVAYHGLSLNSSASRFGLAGQVDDRYLVEHSPAAASGEHWGAGRTDTRLATLIDSREEVFGISYLVGARPGASEALPRVDCTERVAVVLSGGIENAEFVRQELIATGHAVHTEDGASLVAHLVEEELAGDIGCSLSRLALSVSAVVRRLAGSWTLAVTAEGVPGVVLTSHTQPLWISETAGDLLASSDESVFGADNRMVCRVPSGVVVTLGEGREVRRYDADGTPILDATSPREAEAGEADAGPGREHVLRGVLITALLVVIVAICLVKVVSLDNLRSEPVWAVYSLLVTTFILSRFGLAFFYRPRLTAEASTYCPSVAIIVPAFNEPAIAETLEACLSVEYPTDRLRVVVVDDKSTDDTLARIREVAAAHPELTVVASESNGGKRHAMATGIAADGDSEIFVFIDSDSQVRPDAVRKLIAYFADPSVGAVAGHTDVSNQDTNLLTRMQAMQYYIAFRVYKSAEALFSSVTCCSGCFSGYRRAAVDPVLHSWANQRFFGQPSTFGDDRSLTNFLLPDWRVLYAPDAQAYTAVPDRMQQFLRQQLRWKKSWLRESARAAKVMWRKHPVMALMFYLGFLLPFMAPQIVLRAFVVQPHFLGELPYWYLGGVAAMAIIYGLYYRLHQREKYWYKGIFFTMFYTLVLVWQLPYALLTIRDSKWGTR, encoded by the coding sequence TTGTCCGGAATAGTGGCCTATCACGGTCTTTCCCTGAATTCTTCGGCGTCGAGATTCGGTCTCGCCGGGCAGGTCGATGATCGGTATTTGGTCGAACATTCTCCGGCCGCTGCGAGTGGGGAGCACTGGGGCGCAGGCCGAACCGACACCCGGCTCGCGACGTTGATCGACAGCAGGGAGGAAGTGTTCGGCATCAGCTATCTCGTCGGCGCCCGACCGGGCGCATCGGAGGCGCTTCCGCGGGTGGACTGCACGGAAAGAGTCGCCGTGGTCCTCAGTGGTGGTATCGAGAACGCCGAATTCGTGCGTCAGGAACTGATCGCTACGGGGCATGCTGTTCACACCGAGGATGGCGCAAGCCTTGTCGCGCACCTGGTAGAGGAGGAACTCGCCGGCGATATCGGCTGCAGTCTCTCTCGGCTGGCTCTCTCGGTTTCCGCCGTGGTGCGCCGGTTGGCAGGCTCTTGGACCTTGGCGGTGACGGCTGAGGGAGTGCCCGGCGTCGTGTTGACGTCTCATACCCAGCCACTGTGGATCTCCGAGACCGCGGGTGATCTGTTGGCCTCGTCCGACGAGTCCGTGTTCGGCGCCGACAACCGAATGGTGTGCAGAGTTCCGTCCGGTGTGGTGGTCACTCTCGGAGAAGGCCGAGAGGTGCGCCGGTACGACGCCGACGGAACACCAATCCTCGACGCGACGTCGCCGAGGGAAGCGGAGGCAGGAGAGGCTGACGCGGGACCCGGGCGGGAGCATGTTCTCCGCGGAGTGTTGATTACGGCGCTGCTGGTCGTGATCGTGGCGATCTGCCTGGTCAAAGTCGTATCGCTCGACAATTTGCGCTCAGAACCGGTGTGGGCGGTGTACAGCCTCCTCGTCACCACCTTCATTCTCTCGCGCTTCGGACTGGCCTTCTTCTACCGCCCACGGCTGACCGCAGAGGCGTCTACCTATTGCCCATCGGTAGCGATCATCGTCCCTGCGTTCAATGAACCGGCGATTGCGGAAACCCTGGAAGCGTGTCTTTCGGTGGAATACCCGACGGATCGACTACGTGTCGTGGTCGTGGATGACAAGTCGACGGACGACACACTCGCACGCATCCGTGAGGTCGCCGCCGCCCATCCCGAACTGACGGTCGTTGCATCGGAGTCCAACGGCGGCAAGCGCCATGCGATGGCCACCGGAATTGCTGCGGACGGAGATTCGGAAATATTCGTCTTCATCGACTCCGACTCTCAGGTACGGCCGGATGCTGTGCGCAAATTGATCGCGTACTTCGCGGACCCGTCGGTCGGGGCCGTAGCGGGCCACACCGATGTCTCGAATCAGGACACCAACCTACTCACCCGGATGCAGGCCATGCAGTATTACATCGCCTTCCGGGTATACAAATCGGCAGAGGCGCTCTTCAGCTCGGTAACCTGTTGCTCCGGTTGCTTTTCCGGCTACCGTCGGGCAGCGGTGGACCCCGTTCTGCACAGCTGGGCCAACCAGAGGTTCTTCGGCCAGCCGAGTACCTTCGGAGATGACCGCAGCCTGACGAATTTTCTCCTGCCCGACTGGCGTGTGTTGTATGCGCCGGACGCCCAGGCATATACGGCAGTACCCGATCGAATGCAGCAATTCCTTCGTCAGCAGCTTCGGTGGAAGAAGAGCTGGCTGAGAGAGTCCGCGCGCGCTGCCAAGGTGATGTGGCGCAAACATCCGGTGATGGCCCTCATGTTCTATCTCGGGTTCCTTCTGCCCTTCATGGCGCCGCAAATAGTGCTCAGGGCCTTCGTCGTACAACCTCATTTTCTCGGCGAGTTGCCCTACTGGTATCTCGGCGGCGTCGCAGCGATGGCGATCATCTACGGCCTCTACTACCGCCTTCATCAACGTGAGAAGTATTGGTACAAAGGAATATTCTTCACGATGTTCTACACGCTCGTGCTGGTGTGGCAACTGCCCTATGCACTGCTCACCATCCGGGATTCCAAGTGGGGCACCCGATGA
- a CDS encoding sugar transferase, with protein sequence MCSDLLSVVAADLFVTVVYRQISLWTWGGSLAVAFAVPVLAMLSLALAHAWDPRILGSGSEELRRVGRAYVWVIAVMALAGYALGTANGQSWVFGALPLAAALTLLGRYMLRRELRRRRRAGGSLRSVLVAGEIEEVLELIKRTPDISQAGWRVDAVCLADVGPGEQLPLAVDDTPVIGTEKDIVGITRLHSFQAIAVLPSSGWTPTRTERLSWELEGTGTDLLIAPVLMDVVGPRLHIAPVAGVPLMQLSAPTYSGPAWVIKNVLDRIFALLLVVAIAPVLLLIAGAIRASSRGPALFTQTRVGRDGELFTMYKFRSMVVGAEGRACELAALDQGAGVLFKIRDDPRVTRVGKFIRRYSLDELPQLFNVVTGSMSLVGPRPPLECEVAQYGDDGARRRLFVKPGLTGLWQVSGRSNLSWEESVRADLHYVENWTFALDVLILWKTIRAVLRPDGAY encoded by the coding sequence GTGTGCAGCGATCTTCTCAGCGTCGTCGCTGCCGACCTCTTCGTCACCGTCGTCTACCGTCAGATCTCTCTCTGGACGTGGGGCGGCAGCCTCGCCGTCGCTTTCGCGGTTCCCGTGCTGGCGATGCTGTCCCTGGCGTTGGCGCACGCGTGGGATCCGCGCATACTCGGCAGCGGTTCCGAGGAGCTGCGCAGAGTGGGACGAGCGTACGTCTGGGTCATTGCGGTGATGGCTCTCGCCGGGTATGCCCTGGGGACCGCCAACGGGCAATCGTGGGTGTTCGGCGCGCTTCCCCTCGCAGCGGCGCTGACACTGCTCGGACGGTACATGCTGAGGCGGGAACTGCGCAGGCGCCGGAGGGCGGGAGGGAGTCTGCGCTCCGTCCTCGTCGCCGGTGAGATCGAGGAAGTGCTCGAACTGATCAAACGCACGCCGGACATTTCGCAAGCCGGGTGGCGGGTCGACGCCGTGTGCCTGGCCGATGTGGGACCGGGCGAACAGCTACCCCTTGCCGTCGACGACACTCCGGTGATCGGCACGGAGAAGGACATCGTCGGTATCACCAGGCTGCATTCCTTTCAGGCGATTGCGGTTCTCCCGTCGAGCGGCTGGACCCCCACCCGCACCGAGCGGTTGAGCTGGGAGCTGGAAGGTACCGGAACGGATCTGTTGATCGCGCCCGTGCTCATGGATGTCGTCGGACCGCGCCTGCACATCGCCCCCGTCGCCGGGGTCCCGCTGATGCAGCTGAGCGCGCCGACGTACTCGGGCCCCGCATGGGTGATCAAGAATGTCCTCGATCGGATCTTCGCTCTCCTTCTCGTCGTTGCCATCGCGCCGGTCCTGCTGCTGATCGCCGGTGCAATCCGCGCCAGCAGCCGTGGTCCCGCGCTGTTCACCCAGACCCGCGTCGGCCGCGACGGCGAACTGTTCACGATGTACAAGTTCCGCAGCATGGTGGTGGGTGCGGAGGGGCGCGCTTGCGAACTCGCCGCGCTCGACCAGGGCGCCGGCGTCCTGTTCAAGATCCGCGACGACCCGCGAGTGACCCGGGTGGGTAAGTTCATTCGCCGCTACTCGCTCGACGAGCTGCCACAGTTGTTCAACGTCGTCACGGGAAGCATGTCCCTCGTCGGTCCCCGTCCGCCGTTGGAATGCGAGGTGGCGCAGTACGGCGACGACGGCGCGCGGCGGCGGCTGTTCGTCAAGCCCGGCCTGACGGGGCTGTGGCAGGTGAGTGGCCGGAGCAATCTCAGCTGGGAGGAGTCGGTGCGTGCCGACCTGCACTACGTCGAGAACTGGACCTTCGCGCTCGATGTGCTCATCTTGTGGAAGACGATCCGGGCCGTGTTGAGGCCCGACGGTGCGTACTGA
- a CDS encoding MazG family protein, whose product MTVVLLDPLRPTTLPMEAVGLVGDGVEFTDDVPEDVRTLLRAAPGATVLVGTDPDHPTVREWVAAGSRVVAAPKVPGDNLVEAAEVMDRLWSYGGWEVTQTHRSLSHYLVEETYEVLDAIESADPGDLREELGDLLLQVLFHSRIASAAGNFDVDEVAATLVAKLVHRSPHLGEDVVGPIDIAEQERAWEIRKAAEKARSSCLDGIAMSQPAASLAAKVIARAGKAGLPPELVPAEIIADSSAVVAAESRLQAATHDLIARIRAAENAARAAGKSELGRDEWLGYFGAR is encoded by the coding sequence GTGACGGTGGTTCTGCTCGACCCGTTGCGGCCCACGACGTTGCCGATGGAGGCCGTCGGGTTGGTCGGTGACGGTGTGGAGTTCACCGACGACGTCCCCGAGGACGTGCGGACGCTGCTGCGCGCCGCACCGGGTGCCACAGTCCTGGTCGGTACCGATCCCGACCACCCGACCGTGCGCGAGTGGGTCGCGGCCGGCTCCCGCGTCGTCGCGGCACCGAAAGTACCGGGCGACAACCTCGTCGAGGCCGCTGAGGTGATGGACCGGTTGTGGAGCTACGGCGGCTGGGAAGTGACCCAGACACACCGAAGCCTGTCGCACTACCTCGTCGAGGAGACGTACGAGGTGCTCGATGCGATCGAGTCCGCCGACCCCGGTGATCTGCGCGAGGAGCTCGGCGACCTGCTGCTGCAGGTGCTGTTCCACTCGCGCATCGCATCGGCCGCGGGCAATTTCGACGTCGACGAGGTGGCTGCCACCCTGGTCGCGAAACTCGTGCACCGCAGCCCCCACCTCGGGGAGGATGTCGTGGGCCCGATCGACATCGCCGAGCAGGAACGGGCGTGGGAGATTCGGAAGGCGGCGGAGAAGGCCCGGAGTTCCTGTCTCGACGGCATCGCGATGAGTCAGCCGGCGGCGTCGCTGGCGGCGAAGGTGATCGCCCGAGCCGGCAAGGCGGGTCTGCCGCCCGAGTTGGTGCCGGCGGAGATCATTGCAGACAGCTCAGCGGTGGTTGCCGCCGAGTCGCGGCTGCAGGCGGCAACGCACGACCTGATCGCCCGGATTCGCGCTGCCGAGAACGCTGCGCGCGCGGCGGGGAAGTCCGAACTCGGCCGGGACGAGTGGCTCGGCTACTTCGGGGCACGATAG
- the mfd gene encoding transcription-repair coupling factor, translated as MSSPLIAAEPSSADTPLAGLAKIALGDGVVAQVTEALGRRHLDVVAPGPARPFVAAALAERTHLLLVTATGREADDLTAELQEMIGDAVAQFPSWETLPHERLSPSADTVGRRVEVLRRLARPDDRSYGAPLQVIVTTVRSLVQPMAPGLGEIEPVTLRVGVEHDFDGLIQRLVEMAYTRVDMVGKRGEFAVRGGILDLFSPTADHPVRVEFWGDEVTELRAFSVADQRSLPELAIDAVIAPPCRELLLTEDVRDRAAQLAVDNQADAALVEMLDKMSAGIPVEGMEALLPVLRPGQLQLLTDVLPDGAHVLLCDPEKIRTRATDLVRTGQEFLEASWTAASIGGAAPLDTSVLEGDGIDLGASAYRSLSQVRESAETAGLPWWTLSPLASGSGEELELAITAAPQVRGSDDLLSELFVSLRAHVTTGGRAVVVVAGAGTALRVLERLREAEVPAAELAPGSEPVRGQVGVLRGSLHDGLVFPGDDSTPGLVVVTEADLTGNRVAAVGDGKRLPAKRRNQVDPLALTAGDMVVHDQHGIGRFVEMVERTIGGARREYLVIEYAASKRGHPGDRLFVPMESLDQLSRYVGGELPALSKLGGSDWANTKRKARKAVREIAGELVQLYAARQAAPGHAFGPDTPWQKEMEDAFAFTETHDQLTVISEVKADMEKAVPMDRVVIGDVGYGKTEIAVRAAFKAVQDGKQVAVLVPTTLLAQQHLQTFTERMAAFPVKVRGLSRFTDAGESKEIIAGMADGEIDVVVGTHRLLQTAIRWKDLGLVIVDEEQRFGVEHKEHIKALRTHVDVLTMSATPIPRTLEMSMAGIREMSTILTPPEERHPILTYVGAYADKQVAAAIRRELLRDGQVFYVHNRVSSIDKAAQRIRELVPEARVVVAHGQMNEDTLERTVQGFWERDYDVLVCTTIIETGLDISNANTLIVERADSLGLSQLHQLRGRVGRSRERGYAYFLYPPEKPLTETAYDRLATISQNSDLGAGMAVAMKDLEIRGAGNVLGAEQSGHVAGVGFDLYVRLVGEAVEAFRAAADGKPITTDDAPKEVRIDLPVDAHIPPDYVTSDRLRLEGYRKLAAATELDGITAVVDELVDRYGPLPEEVRRLVSVAKLRLLAREYGLEEIAVVGTQLKISPMALPDSKQLRLKRIYPSAQYRATTGMVQLPLPRSGSGGIGAERVRDVELLQYIADFVLALDGKAAGSVVMEA; from the coding sequence TTGTCTTCCCCGCTCATCGCTGCCGAGCCCTCGTCCGCCGACACCCCGCTCGCCGGTCTGGCGAAGATCGCACTGGGCGACGGCGTCGTCGCACAGGTGACCGAGGCGCTCGGGCGCCGTCATCTCGATGTCGTCGCCCCCGGACCGGCCCGGCCGTTCGTCGCCGCGGCCCTCGCCGAACGCACCCACCTGCTGCTGGTCACCGCGACCGGTCGTGAGGCCGACGACCTCACCGCCGAACTCCAGGAGATGATCGGCGACGCCGTGGCGCAGTTCCCGTCGTGGGAGACGCTGCCGCACGAGCGGCTCTCGCCGAGCGCCGACACGGTCGGTCGCCGGGTGGAGGTGCTCCGCCGACTCGCGCGGCCGGACGACCGCTCCTACGGCGCCCCGCTCCAGGTCATCGTCACCACCGTCCGTTCGCTGGTGCAGCCCATGGCCCCGGGCCTCGGGGAGATCGAGCCCGTCACGCTGCGCGTGGGTGTGGAGCACGACTTCGACGGTCTGATCCAGCGCCTCGTCGAAATGGCATACACCCGCGTCGACATGGTGGGCAAGCGCGGCGAGTTCGCCGTCCGCGGCGGCATTCTGGACCTGTTCTCGCCCACCGCGGATCATCCGGTGCGCGTCGAATTCTGGGGCGACGAGGTCACCGAGTTGCGTGCCTTCTCCGTGGCGGACCAGCGGTCGCTGCCCGAACTCGCGATCGACGCCGTGATCGCCCCGCCCTGCCGGGAACTGCTGCTCACCGAGGACGTCCGGGACCGCGCCGCGCAGCTCGCGGTCGACAACCAGGCCGACGCCGCGCTCGTCGAAATGCTCGACAAGATGTCGGCCGGCATCCCGGTCGAGGGCATGGAGGCACTGCTGCCCGTGTTGCGGCCGGGGCAACTTCAACTGCTCACCGACGTGCTGCCCGACGGCGCGCACGTGCTCCTGTGCGATCCGGAAAAGATCCGGACGCGCGCCACCGATCTGGTGCGCACCGGTCAGGAATTCCTCGAGGCGTCGTGGACGGCGGCGTCGATCGGCGGCGCCGCCCCACTCGACACGTCGGTGCTCGAGGGCGACGGCATCGACCTCGGCGCGTCCGCGTACCGCTCGCTCAGCCAGGTGCGGGAGTCCGCGGAGACGGCGGGACTGCCGTGGTGGACACTGAGCCCGCTCGCGTCCGGGAGCGGTGAGGAACTCGAGTTGGCGATCACGGCGGCGCCGCAGGTGCGCGGTTCCGACGACCTGTTGTCCGAACTGTTCGTGAGCCTGCGGGCACATGTGACCACCGGCGGCCGCGCGGTCGTCGTGGTCGCGGGCGCCGGCACCGCGCTTCGAGTGCTGGAACGCCTGCGCGAAGCGGAAGTGCCCGCCGCCGAACTCGCACCCGGTTCCGAGCCGGTGCGCGGTCAGGTGGGAGTACTGCGCGGTTCGCTCCACGACGGTCTGGTGTTCCCCGGCGACGACTCCACGCCCGGACTCGTCGTCGTCACCGAAGCCGACCTCACCGGCAACCGGGTGGCCGCGGTCGGCGACGGCAAGCGGTTGCCGGCGAAGCGCCGCAACCAGGTGGACCCGCTGGCGCTCACGGCCGGCGACATGGTCGTGCACGACCAGCACGGCATCGGACGGTTCGTCGAGATGGTCGAACGGACCATCGGCGGCGCACGGCGCGAATACCTCGTGATCGAGTACGCCGCCAGCAAGCGCGGCCATCCCGGCGACCGGTTGTTCGTCCCGATGGAGTCGCTGGACCAGCTGTCGCGGTACGTCGGCGGCGAACTGCCCGCGCTCAGCAAGCTCGGCGGGTCAGACTGGGCCAATACGAAACGCAAGGCCCGCAAGGCGGTTCGTGAGATCGCCGGGGAACTCGTCCAGTTGTACGCCGCACGGCAGGCGGCGCCCGGTCACGCGTTCGGCCCGGATACCCCGTGGCAGAAGGAGATGGAGGACGCGTTCGCGTTCACCGAGACCCACGACCAGCTGACGGTCATCAGCGAGGTCAAAGCAGACATGGAAAAGGCGGTCCCGATGGACCGCGTCGTCATCGGCGATGTCGGCTACGGCAAGACGGAGATCGCGGTGCGGGCGGCGTTCAAGGCCGTGCAGGACGGCAAACAGGTGGCGGTCCTGGTGCCGACGACGCTCCTCGCGCAACAGCACCTGCAGACGTTCACCGAGCGCATGGCGGCGTTCCCGGTGAAGGTGCGCGGGCTCTCCCGCTTCACGGATGCGGGCGAATCCAAGGAGATCATCGCGGGCATGGCCGACGGCGAGATCGACGTGGTGGTCGGCACCCACCGGCTGCTGCAGACCGCGATCCGATGGAAGGATCTCGGTCTCGTGATCGTCGACGAGGAGCAGCGTTTCGGTGTGGAACACAAGGAGCACATCAAGGCGCTGCGTACCCACGTGGACGTGCTCACCATGTCGGCGACGCCGATCCCGCGAACGCTCGAGATGAGCATGGCGGGCATCCGGGAGATGTCCACGATCCTCACGCCGCCGGAGGAGCGGCACCCCATCCTCACCTACGTCGGCGCGTACGCCGACAAGCAGGTGGCCGCCGCCATCCGACGGGAGCTGCTTCGTGACGGGCAGGTGTTCTACGTCCACAACCGGGTCAGCTCCATCGACAAGGCGGCCCAGCGGATCCGCGAACTCGTGCCCGAGGCACGCGTGGTCGTGGCGCACGGGCAGATGAACGAGGACACCCTCGAACGGACTGTGCAGGGCTTCTGGGAACGCGACTACGACGTCCTGGTGTGTACCACCATCATCGAGACCGGCCTCGACATCTCCAACGCCAACACACTGATCGTCGAGCGCGCCGACTCCCTCGGCCTGTCGCAGCTGCATCAGCTGCGCGGCCGCGTGGGGCGTAGCCGCGAACGCGGGTACGCCTACTTTCTGTACCCGCCCGAGAAGCCGCTCACCGAGACGGCGTACGACCGCCTCGCCACCATTTCGCAGAACTCCGACCTCGGCGCCGGTATGGCGGTCGCGATGAAGGACCTCGAGATCCGTGGTGCCGGAAACGTGCTGGGAGCCGAGCAGTCCGGGCACGTGGCAGGTGTCGGGTTCGACCTGTACGTGCGACTGGTGGGTGAGGCCGTCGAGGCGTTCCGCGCGGCAGCGGACGGCAAGCCGATCACGACGGACGACGCCCCGAAGGAAGTGCGCATCGACCTTCCCGTCGACGCGCACATCCCGCCCGACTACGTCACCAGCGACCGGCTCCGTCTCGAGGGGTACCGCAAGCTCGCGGCCGCGACGGAACTCGATGGCATCACCGCCGTGGTGGACGAACTCGTCGACCGGTACGGACCGCTCCCCGAGGAGGTCCGGCGTCTGGTCTCGGTGGCCAAGCTGCGGCTGCTGGCCCGCGAGTACGGGCTCGAGGAGATCGCCGTCGTCGGGACGCAGCTGAAGATCTCGCCGATGGCACTGCCGGACTCGAAGCAGCTGCGTCTCAAGCGCATCTACCCGAGCGCCCAGTACCGTGCCACGACCGGAATGGTGCAGTTGCCGCTGCCCCGTTCGGGTTCCGGCGGAATCGGTGCGGAGCGGGTACGCGACGTGGAGCTGCTGCAGTACATCGCGGATTTCGTGCTCGCGCTGGACGGCAAGGCCGCCGGGTCCGTGGTGATGGAGGCCTGA